One stretch of Candidatus Aminicenantes bacterium DNA includes these proteins:
- a CDS encoding DUF72 domain-containing protein, with product GKERYNYLNKKEELAEWTPKVKKMADITDAVYVFFNNCHAGQAVLNARMMEEILGLERE from the coding sequence GGCAAAGAACGGTATAATTACCTGAACAAGAAGGAAGAGTTGGCCGAGTGGACCCCGAAGGTGAAGAAGATGGCGGACATCACCGACGCCGTGTACGTCTTCTTCAACAACTGCCACGCCGGCCAGGCCGTGCTCAACGCCCGCATGATGGAGGAGATCCTCGGCCTCGAGCGGGAGTAG